A genomic segment from Lytechinus variegatus isolate NC3 chromosome 10, Lvar_3.0, whole genome shotgun sequence encodes:
- the LOC121422225 gene encoding nucleolar protein 11-like: MHGTRTVLGNRMVHIAAGIPLLSVIDGTEILGVIQKNTTDTFLLTSDRSITIFKPQDPKPVQSWVNKPSAHFTCSSVYLPEKDEFLAVVNNKQLYKWSSENATPFKGKPKTLKSSVSRVFSIEEGGVLLLMSNGSVRLLDDVFGGSREVGEGCVERDEEIRDAWMWRQGVDEDAVLYIVCLAQNSLNKKHNILLIPVRPGEKQDKPADDVIRLQFDGITNEECPLECATFFSDETSAVLYTLWEGGRLCSSSIAASDLRRYKDSHILPCHHRCTINGSPGKVRIAAIDDRHVAVAGSQSTTVKDKLEATLCIWETVYGTLQCSHALSLEEEDDATPSFLGVVSGHILLSTRRSVTLHRYECSDGTLAAALGRLTGPDQKQDLPVLGLDWTKSLVDETPVKKSKGRKSTSINKTASKSKDSDQKMTASLTSILDESKTMNSKSFTSSVEEYLKACRNIQPDSTSLTLILKNAVKRVESNPSFWCSKALHDVITTKAVAASSCPEFVAMLARKQEVSLLLDCLQCMRDLPELTLVQCLQVFLSIDEDKLPSCIETTETDMKDSDEHEVMHPARRTWVDEVLSKPFTDSFLLDAVRHLQFKEVISLLRYLHFLLTTSFPEGDDSTSSAAISMDNVVDWIGTLLDAHFAQLVLLPEVRPLLTNLKDAVKDQVQFSAELNIVRNLLHHTQGARTHIKTTPSNATKSYSIEVLKM; this comes from the exons ATGCATGGAACTCGGACAGTACTCGGGAACAGAATGGTGCACATTGCCGCAGGAATACCTCTTCTTAGCGTCATTGACGGAACTGAAATACTGGGTGTTATTCAGAAAAATACAACTGACACATTTTTATTGACATCAGATAGATCAATAACTATATTTAAG CCTCAAGATCCAAAGCCTGTTCAGAGCTGGGTCAACAAACCTAGCGCTCATTTCACATGCTCTTCTGTCTACTTGCCAGAGAAAGATGAGTTTCTTGCTGTCGTCAATAATAAG CAACTGTACAAGTGGTCATCCGAGAATGCCACTCCTTTCAAGGGAAAACCTAAGACACTGAAGAGTTCTGTATCCAGGGTCTTCAGCATCGAAGAAGGGGGCGTCCTGCTTCTAATGAGCAATGGTTCCGTGAGATTGTTAGATGATGTCTTTGGTGGGAGCAGGGAAGTCGGTGAAGGCTGCGTGGAGAGAGACGAAGAGATCAGAGATGCATGGATGTGGAGACAAGGAGTCGATGAGGATGCAGTACTGTACATTGTATGTCTGGCGCAGAATTCACTG AACAAGAAGCACAATATTCTACTCATACCAGTTCGGCCAGGAGAAAAGCAAGACAAGCCAGCTGATGATGTTATCCGATTGCAATTTGATGGTATCACCAACGAAGAGTGCCCTCTGGAATGTGCGACATTTTTCTCTGATGAGACAAGCGCTGTACTCTATACTTTAT GGGAAGGAGGCCGGCTTTGCAGCTCATCAATCGCTGCATCCGATCTGAGACGATACAAGGACTCGCATATTCTACCATGTCATCACAGGTGTACAATTAATGGAAGTCCGGGGAAG GTAAGGATAGCAGCCATCGATGACAGGCATGTAGCAGTAGCTGGGTCGCAGAGCACAACAGTAAAAGATAAATTAGAAG CCACTCTGTGTATATGGGAGACAGTGTATGGTACTTTACAGTGTTCGCATGCGCTAAGCCtagaggaggaggatgatgccACCCCTTCATTCCTTGGTGTAGTCAGCGGACATATACTCCTATCAACTAGAAGATCTGTCACGCTACACAG GTATGAGTGTTCAGATGGAACTCTAGCTGCCGCTCTGGGAAGGCTCACCGGTCCTGATCAGAAGCAAGATCTACCTGTTTTGGGACTAGATTGGACTAAATCACTCGTTGACGAGACACCAGTCAAG aAATCGAAAGGAAGGAAATCAACCTCCATCAACAAAACTGCCTCCAAATCAAAGGACTCCGATCAGAAAATGACTGCATCACTCACCAGTATCTTAGATGAATCAAAG aCTATGAATTCAAAATCTTTCACTAGTTCAGTGGAGGAATACTTGAAAGCCTGTAGAAACATCCAACCAGACAGTACTTCCCTGACACTCATCCTCAAGAATGCAGTGAAAAGAGTTGAATCAAATCCTTCATTCTGGTGCTCCAAGGCCTTACATGATGTTATTACAACCAAGGCGGTCGCAGCAAG TTCCTGTCCAGAATTTGTGGCAATGCTGGCAAGGAAGCAAGAAGTGTCGTTGCTATTAGACTGTCTCCAGTGCATGAGGGATTTGCCTGAGCTCACGCTTGTACAATGCCTACAGGTCTTTTTAAG TATTGATGAAGACAAACTACCTTCTTGCATTGAAACAACAGAGACGGATATGAAGGATTCAGATGAACATGAAGTCATGCATCCGGCCAGAAGGACTTGGGT AGATGAAGTCCTATCTAAGCCCTTCACAGATAGCTTTCTTCTTGATGCTGTGAGGCATTTACAATTCAAAGAAGTGATT TCATTACTAAGGTATCTTCACTTCTTGTTGACAACCTCCTTCCCAGAAGGGGATGACTCCACCTCATCAGCAGCAATCTCCATGGATAAT GTTGTAGATTGGATTGGTACACTCCTGGACGCACACTTTGCTCAGCTGGTTCTCCTTCCAGAAGTCAGGCCTCTTCTCACTAATCTTAAAGATGCAGTCAAAGACCAG